The Amblyomma americanum isolate KBUSLIRL-KWMA chromosome 6, ASM5285725v1, whole genome shotgun sequence genome has a window encoding:
- the LOC144136760 gene encoding solute carrier family 2, facilitated glucose transporter member 8-like: MDSNENTRKPRSESDYNGVKFEKVPSEPTDVLPPPVVAVPTPSPGGKRQEATSMRRLYFAVFTAYLGSLGFGFAITYSSPALPDLRPKMSFTAEHSTWFGSLVKCGSIFGGFLGGQLVNMLGRRATLWVSCAWFLAGWLCIIFAPSIALLFTGRALTGIAVGIVAPAVPVFISEISPARIRGLLNTGSNVLLFVGILTTYVLGKWLTYKYLAAALMAPTALMTILLFWTKESPRWLLQKGRRDEALESVLFYHGPEGKTELSAIEDSLSGTETFHFRELGKPYIYRPFLTMLMVMFVQQSSAIGVIVVYTNDIFRESGTSIASDDCSIIIGVVQVVVVAAASVLTDRVGRKILLLLSTFASSLCLFLFGYSFYLKEHSAETFALSYSWLPVVSMGLLFAAINIGLGHLPWVLLGEMLPLREKGFATGFSTSFCFGYAFLLIKEFYRLQIFLGVAGSYWLFGALLLVGCVLIWFLLPETKGKTLEEIEKLFGKEHANSAENAAIRRKTYLPDM, from the exons ATGGACAGCAACGAGAACACGCGCAAACCTCGCTCGGAGTCCGATTACAATGGCGTGAAATTCGAAAAGG ttccgagcGAACCCACCGATGTGCTGCCACCACCAGTAGTGGCAGTACCGACGCCTTCTCCCGGCGGCAAGAGGCAGGAGGCTACTTCCATGCGTAGGCTCTACTTCGCGGTGTTCACAGCCTACTTGGGTTCCTTGGGCTTCGGCTTCGCCATCACCTACTCGTCCCCGGCGTTGCCGGATTTGCGACCGAAGATGAGCTTCACAGCTGAGCACAGTACCTGGTTTGGCTCACTCGTCAAGTGCGGTTCCATTTTTGGCGGGTTCCTCGGAG GGCAACTTGTGAACATGCTGGGTCGTCGAGCGACTCTTTGGGTGTCTTGCGCCTGGTTCCTCGCCGGGTGGCTGTGCATTATCTTCGCCCCTTCCATCGCCCTCCTCTTCACCGGAAGAGCCCTGACAGGCATTGCAGTCGGCATCGTTGCACCCGCTGTGCCCGTGTTTATCTCCGAGATCAGCCCGGCACGCATCCGCGGTCTGCTCAACACCGGCAGCAACGTCCTCTTATTCGTCGGGATCCTTACAACTTACGTGCTCGGGAAGTGGCTGACGTACAAGTACCTCGCTGCCGCTCTCATGGCTCCAACAGCCCTCATGACTATTCTGCTGTTCTGGACCAAGGAGTCGCCTCGCTGGCTGCTGCAGAAGGGACGACGCGACGAGGCTTTAGAGTCCGTGCTCTTCTACCATGGCCCGGAGGGCAAAACTGAACTCTCCGCTATCGAAGACAGCCTCTCCGGCACGGAGACCTTCCACTTCCGAGAGCTAGGGAAACCTTACATCTATCGGCCCTTTCTGACCATGCTTATGGTGATGTTTGTGCAGCAGTCCTCAGCTATTGGCGTTATCGTTGTATACACCAACGACATCTTCCGGGAGTCAGGGACGTCAATCGCGTCAGATGACTGCTCCATAATCATCGGAGTTGTTCAAGTGGTCGTAGTAGCGGCCGCCTCTGTATTAACGGACCGTGTCGGCCGTAAAATCTTGCTTCTCTTATCTACCTTCGCCTCGAGCCTTTGCTTGTTTCTTTTCGGATACTCGTTCTACCTGAAAGAGCACAGCGCAGAGACGTTCGCGTTGTCGTACAGCTGGCTTCCCGTGGTTTCCATGGGACTACTGTTTGCGGCCATCAACATCGGTTTGGGGCATCTTCCCTGGGTTCTGCTCGGCGAGATGCTGCCGCTGCGAGAGAAGGGATTTGCCACAGGCTTCAGCACGTCGTTTTGCTTTGGATATGCGTTCCTGCTCATCAAAGAGTTCTACAGGCTACAGATATTTCTGGGTGTTGCGGGCTCTTACTGGCTTTTTGGGGCTTTGCTGCTTGTGGGCTGCGTCCTCATCTGGTTCCTTCTCCCGGAGACTAAAGGAAAGACCTTGGAAGAAATTGAAAAACTTTTCGGAAAGGAACACGCAAATTCCGCTGAAAATGCTGCGATAAGGCGAAAAACCTATCTGCCGGACATGTGA